One part of the Vicia villosa cultivar HV-30 ecotype Madison, WI linkage group LG6, Vvil1.0, whole genome shotgun sequence genome encodes these proteins:
- the LOC131609537 gene encoding cytochrome P450 76T24-like — translation MENQTLLLLITFMSATILIFILRKLNQAQNPTKLPPGPYPLPIIGNILELGKNPHKSLTKLSKTYGPIMTLKLGTRITIVISSPQVAKQVLHENSHIFSNRTVPHALFAVDHNKFSVGWLPTLALWKKLRKVCATKVFSTQMLDSTKILRQQKLQELLDYVKEKSKKGEAFDIGEAVFTTVLNSISNTLFSMDLAHSTHDEKSQEFKNIIWGIMEEAGNPNVSDFFPILGPLDPQGFYSRMTNHMKKLCEIFDQIIEERISSTSSKIDDSNDVCNDVLDSLLKNNIEETSSELSRKEMVHLFLDLFVAGIDTTSSIIEWIMAELLRNPEKLIKAKKELSQTIDKDEIIEESHISKLIFLQAIVKETFRLHPPIPLLLPHKCDEIVNILGFNVPKNAQVLVNVWAMGRDSTIWENSNIFLPERFVESDINYKGNNFELIPFGAGKRICPGLPLAHRTVHLIVASLVHNFEWNLADMVMPEEMNMDEKFGLTLKRVQSLRVQAISSA, via the exons ATGGAGAACCAAACGCTTCTCCTACTTATTACTTTTATGAGTGCAACCATTCTTATCTTCATTCTTAGAAAATTAAACCAAGCCCAAAATCCTACTAAACTTCCACCAGGGCCATACCCACTTCCCATCATAGGTAACATCTTAGAACTTGGCAAAAACCCACACAAATCTCTCACAAAACTCTCTAAAACCTATGGACCAATCATGACACTAAAATTAGGAACAAGAATAACCATAGTAATCTCATCCCCTCAAGTAGCCAAACAAGTCTTGCATGAAAATAGCCATATCTTCTCCAACAGAACTGTCCCTCATGCACTTTTTGCAGTAGATCATAACAAATTCTCAGTTGGGTGGCTTCCAACATTAGCTTTGTGGAAGAAACTAAGAAAAGTTTGTGCCACAAAAGTATTTTCCACACAAATGCTTGACTCAACAAAAATCCTCCGCCAACAGAAACTGCAAGAATTACTGGATTATGTGAAAGAAAAAAGCAAGAAAGGTGAGGCTTTTGATATTGGTGAGGCTGTTTTTACAACTGTGCTTAATTCAATTTCAAACACTTTGTTCTCTATGGATTTGGCTCATTCCACACATGATGAAAAGTCTCAAGAGTTTAAGAACATCATTTGGGGTATCATGGAAGAAGCTGGTAACCCTAATGTTTCAGATTTCTTTCCTATCCTTGGTCCTTTAGATCCACAAGGTTTTTATTCAAGGATGACAAATCACATGAAGAAGTTGTGTGAGATTTTTGATCAAATTATTGAAGAAAGAATTTCCTCAACATCTTCCAAAATTGATGATTCAAATGATGTTTGCAATGATGTGTTAGATTCACTTCTCAAAAACAATATTGAAGAAACCTCTTCTGAATTGAGCCGCAAAGAGATGGTGCATCTATTTCTG GATTTATTTGTTGCTGGGATTGATACAACATCAAGCATAATTGAATGGATAATGGCAGAGTTATTACGAAATCCTGAAAAGTTAATAAAAGCAAAGAAAGAGTTAAGTCAAACAATTGATAAAGATGAAATAATTGAAGAGTCACATATTTCAAAGTTAATCTTCTTACAAGCAATAGTGAAGGAAACATTTCGTTTGCACCCACCAATTCCATTATTGCTACCCCACAAATGTGACGAAATTGTCAACATATTAGGCTTCAATGTGCCAAAAAATGCACAAGTATTAGTTAATGTATGGGCCATGGGAAGAGATTCAACTATTTGGGAAAATTCAAATATCTTCTTGCCGGAAAGATTTGTAGAAAGTGACATTAATTACAAGGGTAATAATTTTGAGCTTATACCGTTTGGAGCAGggaaaagaatttgtccaggattGCCATTAGCTCATAGGACTGTGCATTTAATAGTGGCTTCCCTTGTACACAATTTTGAATGGAATTTAGCTGATATGGTAATGCCTGAAGAGATGAATATGGATGAGAAATTTGGGTTAACTTTAAAGAGGGTACAATCTCTTCGAGTTCAAGCTATTTCATCAGCTTGA